The genomic DNA CGCGGGGAAGATGGCCGTGGCGCTGCGGTACTTGTGGCCTCTCCTCCTGTGCAGCCCCTGCCTGCTCATCCAGATCCCAAAGGAATGTGAGTAACTGGAGGGAGCCTCGGAGTCTCCCCCTGCCGCCACGTTGGGCCCCTTTCTCTTCTGCCTCCCCACTTTCTTCTATTCTCAGACCCTCACCTCTTCTTTCCCGGTACCCAGGGGGCGGGGAGGTACCCAGCGCATTTGGAATCTCAGGAGACAAGGTGGAAAGCGCTAGGCGTGTCAGCACCGTGGACAGAGAACAGAGGAAGGGCGGGGCCGGGCGGTTTCAGCACTGTGGACAGCACCCGACGCAGGCCGCCCCACCCTGTAGGCGCTCACATCCTTCCCCAGGGGTGTGGCATGAGAGCTGACCTCCAGTCCCCAGGAGCTTGTTCAGAGCCCTGGATTCAAGTCTCACCCCACTTTTATTTTGGGTTCTACCCGCTTGGGTCCTTGGCAACCCTGTCTGGGAGAcaagacagggaaagacaccttGCCACAGGCCCCAGTGGCTTCCTGCATCCCTGCCGTCTGAAGTGTAGTTCTGCAGTGCGCTGGGATTGCAGCTGACAGACCCCTGCGTTTGCAGGTGTTGAGAGTGTGGTTGGAGGGCTGTGAGTACAGAGTGTGTATGCGTGTGCACTGCGTGTGGAAGTGTGGGCTTGTGCTGGGTTGGGTGTGGATAGTCACAAGTGCCGCATCCTGTATGGCAGAATCTGTGACAGGCCTGTGCTACTCATGGGTTAGCTACTCATGTGTGCTACTCATGGGTTAGCTCGGCCCTTGTGGGCACTAGCGTGCAGTGTGCATGCACCACCTGTTGTGCATGGGGTGTCAGTGTGAGGGTGCTTTCTCCCAGGGCACTTGTGGACCtcagccccctctcctctctccagtccCTGCTGACCTTTGTCTGAGCCTTTCTCCTCACTGACAGGGAAGACTGTACGGGGCAGGAATGTCACAGAGGCCTGAAGCAGGCAGGGAGGGGCTGACGGGACAAGCTAGAGATGCTCCTTTTGACACACACGGGCACAACCGGGCAATAGACATGCTCCACAGCTGTGGATGCCATTGGCGGTGCAGCCCCTTGCCTCCACCTGCGCACAGAGCTCTGGAGGGGCACAGACCCCAAGGGGACATGCAGGAGGCACTGACACTTGAGTAAAGGGGGAGCCACAAAGGAGTGCAGCTGAGCACCCACACCCAGGTGGAGGACAGGACAGACTTGCACACCAAGCACAAACACGCATGAAGGCTCTGGAAGGGCTctagcagagacacacacaaggcTCACACGCTGGCAGCTGCTCACTACGTCAGCCACGATGCAGCCGAAACCACCCTTGCCTGCAGCAGGACTCACACTTTTGCACCTTCACAGCTACATACTCATCTTCCTGCCCCTTCCAGACCTCTCCTTGGGCATCAGCAAGTCACAGGTGGGGCCATCCGACTAGTGCGGGTGTGTGGATGTGGGGGCGGGGCAGAGAGGATTTGGGTCAAGGCAAGaagcaggagagggagggggtcCAAGAGCTGGGCTTCTTGGCTCTGAGCACCTGCTAACACTTGTCACTGATCAGGCAGGGCACCTACTGCCTCCCTGGGAATCCTGTCCTTCAACTCCCCCCATCTATCTAGATCCCTCGGCCTCTGCCCTGGCTCCTCCCACCCAGTCGATGCCCCTGTCCTGTGGTGTCCATCACTCTTGCTCCTGGGCTGCCTGTGCAGCCCCTCCCCAGCGCCCTGCAGTGTCCCCAGAGCCTGTCCCGTCTCTCGGGCCCTGACACTGAGGTCTGTAGACACAAAGCTTCCAGACATGGCAGCTGCTCCCTCTCCCTGCCGCCACCTTGGCCAGTGCCAGCTGGGTCCTGGGGTGGGGCAGTGGCTCAGTGTGTACCCCAGGGAGTTGAGGGGGCCagctgagaggaaggaaggagaaagagggctgCATCAGCTCTGTGCATGGAAACCCATGTAGTCAGGCCTTGGGAAGGGCTTCCGGGGAGGGGCAGCTGGGCTCTGCAGGCTGGGTCTGGTAATTGAAAACACTGAACTGCGTTAATTGGATTAGGAGAGACGTGGGCTGGCGcgcagggggggggggcggttgcaCTGTCTGGCGGCATCCCAGAGGGTGGGGTCGATTCCACACTGCTGGGGGAGTGCCATGTTGAGGGCCAGAGTCCTCTTTCCTGCCCACTGCTCTGGCTGCCCTGGGCCGTGTGCTCCGGACTCTGTCCTGCCCTCTGGGATCTGACCTGGCACTGTTCTCAGTCTCCTTTGCTGTCACCGCCTTTCCTCTCTCTGCCACGCCCCCAGGGGGTCTGGTGCCCACTGTCATGGGCCCCTGAGGCTACAGCTcagcctctccctcctctttcctctgcTGCCTGGATGGTTCAGATGAAGGACACCATGGTAAGTCAGCAAAGAGTGGCCAGCTTCCCAGATAGCCCAGGTGCCAGGAGGGGTGCCAGCCTCATCCTCGAAGCATGTGGTTGCAAGCCTTGCACAGCCCTCCTGGCTCCAGGCGTGGCTTTGGATCCTGCTGGAGGCCCCCCAgagcccccacctcaccctgccaGGCCCCAGCCTCTCTGCCCCATCAACTACTGTGTCTCTGCTGTCCTCCTTGGCTGGTCCCCTCCCCTGTGAGTGGTGTCCTTGCTCACTGGGCTTTGGCTTCTTCTACCCCTCTCCTTATCAGCATGGCTTGTCTCTGGCTTCTGCCTCAAGTTTCCTCTGGGCTGGGTCTGCATTTGTGCCCACATGCACAggggcttctctctcttcctctccttttgccCCATGTCACTGGCGGGGCGGGTTGGGGGAAGGCTGGACTGGCAGCCAGGTTCCACCCTCAGCACTGTGCTCCCACCTGCCCACCCGCAGTGATGGAGCCCCCAAACATCACTGAGCAGTCCCCACGACGCCTGGTCGTCTTCCCCACCGACGACATCAGCCTCAAGTGTGAGGCCAGCGGCCAGCCTGAAGTGCAGTGAGTGACCCCGAGCCCCACCTCGGGTCTCCGACCTCCAGCCCAGCCCTCACCGTCCCTGTCCGGGTTCCAAGCCCACCCACCTCTGAGCCATTCTCTGCCTGCAGGTTCCGCTGGAGTCGGGACGGCGTCCACTTCAATCCTCAGGAGGAAGTGGGGGTCACTGTGCACCAGGCACCCCACTCTGGCTCCTTCACCATTACCGGCAATAACAGCAACTTTGCTCAGAGATTCCAGGGCACCTACCGATGCTTTGCTAGTAATAAGCTGGGCACCGCCATGTCCCACGAGATCCAACTCATGGCCGAAGGTGTGAGGCACTGCAGGGCGTGGGAGGGGCACGTGAAAGGGACCCGCAACAGGGCTCGGAGCTCATATGGGTCTGAGCTCAGAGCCACACTACTTTTGTGGACTGTTGGATGGGTCAAGGGCATGGGGTGCCCTCCAGTCCCTGACCCCCTCCCTTGACTGCTCCCCAGCAGTctcttctttctgcttttctcttgGTGGCTGCCTCTTGGTGGCAGCTTGCAGGCTTGGCCTTGGGGGCCATCACTGAGAGTGGGGGAGGTTTGCTGCCCCactgctctgtctcccctccagCCTACCCGTCTCTTGTCTGAGTCATTGGCGAGTCTTGCGATCCTGTCCCTCTTCCGTCTCCGTGGTCTCACTTCCTTCACATCCACAGGTCACCTCTCCTCATCTTCCCTCGGCTCTGCTGGCCCCtccttccttgtgcttcactGTCTCTTgctctgcctccccccaccaGAATTCCCCGACATACTGGTCACTGTCTGGCTCCGCGTGTGTCACCCTTCCCTGGGGTTTCCCTCTGCATTCCATCCTCTGTACTTTCTGCCTCCCCAGCGCTCCTCTCCGCCCCTCAGGTTTCCTTGGGAACCGTTGCCATGGCTTCTGTGTCAGTATGATGGAAGGGTCTGTGATgcgccctccccctgcaccctgtcCTGGGTGGGAGCTGAGAGTTGCAGAGGGTTAACCCTTCATGGCCACCAGGACTCTGCCAGGAACCCCCAGAGGACCTTCTGTGTGAATGTCCTCTTGCCCTGGTCCTTTTGTCTCCAGCACCAGGACAACCTGCCACCTTTTGTCCTCTGCCTGCACTGCCTTTACCTGGAGAAGGGCAGGGACCCCAGTGTCATCCTCTGTCCCTTCTAGGTGCCCCCAAGTGGCCAAAGGAGACGGTGAAGCccgtggaggtggaggagggggagtcgGTGGTTCTGCCCTGCCACCCTCCCCCCAGTGCTGAGCCGCTTCGAATCTACTGGATGAATAGCAGTAGGTGTAGTCACTGGGTGCTACCAGCGGGTGGGAGTAGGCGGGAGTCCCCAGGTGACCTGTTACCCTTGCCCCCCACCCGCAGAGATCCTGCACATCAAACAGGACGAGCGGGTGACCATGGGCCAGAACGGCAACCTCTATTTTGCCAATGTGTTGACATCGGACAACCACTCAGACTACATTTGCCATGCACACTTCCTGGGCACCCGCACCATCATCCAGAAGGAGCCCATTGACCTCCGGGTCAAGGCCAGTGAGTCACAGaggccccaccccctgcccctttTGCCCACAGGCCCTGCCTGCGTCTCCTTCCTGGGACCAGAGCAGAGTGAGCCCTGGGACTGGCCCGCGCCTGGCTCACCATGGGCAAGGCAGAGCGGAAGCCACCCACCTTTTATCCCCCAGCCAACAGCATGATCGGCCGGAAGCCACGCCTGCTCTTTCCCAGCAACTCCAGCACCCACCTCGTGGCCCTGCAGGGACAGCCTCTGGTCCTGGAGTGCATTGCCGAGGGCTTGTGAGTCTGGGCTGGACTGGGGGTGCAGGCTTCCCTCCCCCCCGGCAGCCGGACTCAGTGCTCATTCTACCCTTCCCCAATGTGGTCTGGCAGCCCCACGCCCACCATCAAGTGGCTGAGGCTGAACGGCCCCATGCCAGCTGACCGAGTCAGCTTCCAGAACCACAACAAGACCCTGCACGTGCTGAGCGTAGCTGAGGAGGACGACGGGGAGTACCGCTGCCTGGCTGAGAACTCGCTGGGCAGCGCCCAACATGCCTACCATGTCACCGTGGAGGGTATGGGGCCTGGTCTGGGGAGTAGAGGGGCCACTGCCACAGTGTGTGCAGACTCTGTGCTGGGCCCCAGCCAGCTGTTTGCAGCTATCTGTCCCCATTGCAGCTGCCCCCTTCTGGGTGCAGAAGCCCCAGAGCCACCTTTGTGGGCCAGGAGAGACCGTCCGCCTCAACTGCCAGGTGCAGGGTCGGCCCCAGCCAGAGGTCACCTGGAGAATCAATGGCTCTCCCGTGCAGAGTGAGCAGGAGTGGGctggagtggggagtggggcaggACGGGGGTGTGGGCCGGGGCGGGGTGTCTCAGTGAGGCTGCCTGCCACACACATAGATCTGACTACGGACCGGAAGTACCACATCAGTGGCAGCTCCATGGTCCTGAGCAACGTGAACCCAAGTGACACCATGGTGACCCAGTGCGAAGCCCGCAACCGCCACGGGGTCCTACTGGCCAATGCCTACATCTACGTCGTCCGTGAGTGCccgccctcccccagccccactgtGGCCCAAGCCCCCTGCAAGGCCACTAAACAAGGCCACCAGCCCGTACCCTCCGCAGCCTCACATTCCAGAGCTAGACTTGGCTCTAGTCACAGCAAGACTGATCAGCCAGCTCGGCCATCAGTAGGGCCTAGGTGACTGGGGTGGGAGGAGCATCTGAGGCAGGGGTAACAGCAGACCCTGGGACAGAGcagggaaggggggtgggggccCTGGGAGTGCCCGATGCAGTCCCTGGCACCTTCCGTAGTCCATGCCACGTGTGCCCACCCCATCATCTGCCCATCCCACCTGCCCACCTTCCAGAGTTGCCCACCAAGATTCTGACCCCGGACAATGAGACGTACCTGGCTGTGGAAGGCAGCACCGCCTACCTTCTGTGCAAGGCCTTTGGGGCTCCTGTGCCCAGTGTGCAGTGGTGAGTGCCACTGTGGGAGGGCAGCTGGGACGGCGGGGCCACCTTCCACCCGCGGGTCTGAGGCAGGCTGGTTCCCTGGCACTAGGctggacagagaagggaagatggTACTGCAGGACGAACGCTTCTTCCTCTACACCAACGGCACTCTGGGCATCCGTGAGCTGCAGGCCAATGACACAGGACACTACTTCTGCCAGGCTGCCAACAACCAAAACAACGTGACCATTGTGGCCCATCTGCAGGTCAAAGGTCAGGTCCCCACCGTGTCAGTAGCCCTCCTCAGGGCCTCCAGAGAGCCCTGcaatcactgtcttcccctcgttGCTCCCAGATGCCACTCGGATCATTGAGGGGCCCCGAAGTGCCATCGAGAAGAAAGGCTCCAGAGTGACCTTCACGTGTCGGGCCACCTTTGACCTCTCCCTGCAGCACAGCATCACCTGGCGCAGACATGGTCATGACCTCCAGGAGCTCGGGGACAGTGACAAGTGCGGGCCCAGCTCGGGCTTGGAGGAGGGGCAGAGTGGGAGAAGCAGAATGCCTTCCCCACAGTGCCTGCAGTACCCCAAACCGGAGAGGAGGGTCCTGGGGGAGTGCAgctgctgggggtggtggtgaccaTGGTGGGTGCACTGGGAGAGAACAAGTGTGTTTCCCCAGGTACTTCATAGGGGACAACACCCTAGTCATCCACAGCTTGGACTACAGCGACCAGGGCAACTACAGCTGCGTGGCAAGTACCAGGCTGGACGTGGTGGAGAGCAGGGCAGAGCTACTGGTGGTGGGTGAGTCTTAGGGCTGCAGGGGGCTGGAGGCAGGGGTCCACAAGGCCCGGGGTACCCAGGAACCCAGGCTACATTTGGCCGTCCCTTTCAAATGGCGGGGATGGCCTGCGGGGTGTGGGCCGGGCATCCAGTTGCTGTTCTCCCAGGGAGCCCCGGGCCAGTAAGTCGGCTGGAGCTGGCGGAGCATCACCTGCTGCAGCAGAGCCGGGTGCGCCTGGTATGGAGCCCGGCGGACGACCACAATGCTCCTATCGAGAGTAAGAGCCCCGCGGAGCCCACGACCGGCTTCTCGTTGGGGCACTCACCTGTTCCCAGgggtccctggggggggggggctctgaggATGCCACTGGCTGTGGACATTCCTTCTTGTCAttgggggagcttgaaccctgaccATGCCCATGCACCCCGGGCCACTACTCAGTGCCGCTTTGCCTTTCGCAGAGTATAATATTGAGTTTAAGGATGACAAGATGGAacccgggagatggcacagtctGGGCAATGTGCCCGGGAACCAGACCTCCACCCTCCTCAAGCTGTCTCCTTACGTGCACTACACCTTCAGAGTCACGGCCATCAATAAATATGGACTCGGGGACCACAGCCCGGCCTCGGACACTGTGCTCACACCGGAGGCAGGTGAGCCGGCAGGGGGCAGcgtctggtgggggtgggggtggggctgggagcgCTGGGGAGATGGCTGCGGCTACCGTGTGCTCCTTCCTTGCCAGCCCCAGAGAAGAACCCCGAGTACGTGAAGGGCGAAGGCAACCAGACCAACAACATGGTCATCACCTGGCAGGTGAGGGCCCGGGATGAATGCCAGGCGGCCCAGGGCAAGGGAGGTGGGGGGTCCATGGGTGGCTGGGTGGAGGTGCCAAGAGGGAGGGGGCGCCCCCCACTGAGCGACCCCTCGCACTGCCCCTGCAGCCACTTGGGTGGATGGACTGGAACGCGCCGCACATCCAGTACCGAGTGCAGTGGCGCCCCCGTGGTTCTCGCGGGCACTGGCAGGAGAAGACCGTCAGCGAGCCCTTCTTTGTGGTATCTAATACATCCACCTTCGTGCCCTACGAGATCAAAGTTCAGGCGGTGAACAGCCAGGGCAAGGGCCCTGAGCCCCAGGTCATCATCGGCTACTCAGGAGAGGACTGTGAGTACCCagttccctgccctgccctgcagcttccctgctgcagctgGGTGACAGTGGGACATGCAGGCTCAGCACCCCAGGAcctggcccccactccccactcacCTGGCCCTGCTGGTCTAGGGTGTCCCCAGCTTCTCTGTGTAGttgtccccctcctccccacccccgtccAAAGCTAATGAAGTGTCTACCAGGGAACCTTAAGATCAGCCCAAGCTTCGCCAACATCCCCATGGGCAATCGAGTTCCAGACCCCCGTGGGAGGGTACTGGGCTGGGCTGGCAATCTGGTCCTCACCTACGGCTGTGTGCAGACCCCCAGGCGAGCCCTGAGCTGCATGATGTAAAGATCCTCAATTCAAGCACTGTGTTTGTCAGCTGGGAACCCATAGATCCGGCTCAGGTCAAGGGCCACCTCCGGGGATACAATGTAAGTATCCTCTGAGAACGGGCAGGGGAGGCTGGGTGGGGGGGCGTGGTCCCTGGGGCAATAGGGTTGGGGCCCGGCTTCTGGTGCTtgccagctcccccccacccGGTGGGAGGAGAGGATCCCCGTGGCGACAGACAGTGCAGCTAGGATTTCTCTGCCTGTGCAGGTCACCTATTGGTGGGAGAGCAGCCAGCGGAGGCACAGTaagaggcacacacacaggggCCATGTGACCGTCCCCGCCAATGACACCAGCACCGTGCTCCATGGCTTGCGGCCCTACAGCTCTTACCGCCTGGAGGTGCGGGCCTTCAATGGCCGGGGCTCCGGGCCTGCTGCTGAGAAGACCTTCAGCACCCCAGAGGGAGGTGAGCCTTGCACCCCAAGCCCCGTGCCTGGCC from Erinaceus europaeus chromosome X, mEriEur2.1, whole genome shotgun sequence includes the following:
- the L1CAM gene encoding neural cell adhesion molecule L1 isoform X3; this translates as MAVALRYLWPLLLCSPCLLIQIPKEYEGHHVMEPPNITEQSPRRLVVFPTDDISLKCEASGQPEVQFRWSRDGVHFNPQEEVGVTVHQAPHSGSFTITGNNSNFAQRFQGTYRCFASNKLGTAMSHEIQLMAEGAPKWPKETVKPVEVEEGESVVLPCHPPPSAEPLRIYWMNSKILHIKQDERVTMGQNGNLYFANVLTSDNHSDYICHAHFLGTRTIIQKEPIDLRVKATNSMIGRKPRLLFPSNSSTHLVALQGQPLVLECIAEGFPTPTIKWLRLNGPMPADRVSFQNHNKTLHVLSVAEEDDGEYRCLAENSLGSAQHAYHVTVEAAPFWVQKPQSHLCGPGETVRLNCQVQGRPQPEVTWRINGSPVQNLTTDRKYHISGSSMVLSNVNPSDTMVTQCEARNRHGVLLANAYIYVVQLPTKILTPDNETYLAVEGSTAYLLCKAFGAPVPSVQWLDREGKMVLQDERFFLYTNGTLGIRELQANDTGHYFCQAANNQNNVTIVAHLQVKDATRIIEGPRSAIEKKGSRVTFTCRATFDLSLQHSITWRRHGHDLQELGDSDKYFIGDNTLVIHSLDYSDQGNYSCVASTRLDVVESRAELLVVGSPGPVSRLELAEHHLLQQSRVRLVWSPADDHNAPIEKYNIEFKDDKMEPGRWHSLGNVPGNQTSTLLKLSPYVHYTFRVTAINKYGLGDHSPASDTVLTPEAAPEKNPEYVKGEGNQTNNMVITWQPLGWMDWNAPHIQYRVQWRPRGSRGHWQEKTVSEPFFVVSNTSTFVPYEIKVQAVNSQGKGPEPQVIIGYSGEDYPQASPELHDVKILNSSTVFVSWEPIDPAQVKGHLRGYNVTYWWESSQRRHSKRHTHRGHVTVPANDTSTVLHGLRPYSSYRLEVRAFNGRGSGPAAEKTFSTPEGVPGHPEALQLECQSNTSLQLHWQPPLSHNGVLTGYVLSYHPLDDGDKKPFIFDLLNPEQRTHNLTDLNPRLRYRFLLQAKTKKGPGEAIVREGGTMAWSGTPDFGNISATAGENYSVVSWVPKEGQCNFGFQIWFKALDEKMGFSIPPQYVTYNQSSYTQWDLQPDTDYEIRLLKERVVLRQISVKTNGTGHIQLPSPSFATQGWFIGFVSAIILLLLLLLILCFIKRSKGVKDKEDTQVDSEARPMKDETFGEYRSLESDNEEKAFGSSQPSLNGDIKPLGSDDSLADYGGSVDVQFNEDGSFIGQYSGKKEKEAAGGNDSSGPASPTNPAGTLE
- the L1CAM gene encoding neural cell adhesion molecule L1 isoform X5; this encodes MAVALRYLWPLLLCSPCLLIQIPKEYEGHHVMEPPNITEQSPRRLVVFPTDDISLKCEASGQPEVQFRWSRDGVHFNPQEEVGVTVHQAPHSGSFTITGNNSNFAQRFQGTYRCFASNKLGTAMSHEIQLMAEGAPKWPKETVKPVEVEEGESVVLPCHPPPSAEPLRIYWMNSKILHIKQDERVTMGQNGNLYFANVLTSDNHSDYICHAHFLGTRTIIQKEPIDLRVKATNSMIGRKPRLLFPSNSSTHLVALQGQPLVLECIAEGFPTPTIKWLRLNGPMPADRVSFQNHNKTLHVLSVAEEDDGEYRCLAENSLGSAQHAYHVTVEAAPFWVQKPQSHLCGPGETVRLNCQVQGRPQPEVTWRINGSPVQNLTTDRKYHISGSSMVLSNVNPSDTMVTQCEARNRHGVLLANAYIYVVQLPTKILTPDNETYLAVEGSTAYLLCKAFGAPVPSVQWLDREGKMVLQDERFFLYTNGTLGIRELQANDTGHYFCQAANNQNNVTIVAHLQVKDATRIIEGPRSAIEKKGSRVTFTCRATFDLSLQHSITWRRHGHDLQELGDSDKYFIGDNTLVIHSLDYSDQGNYSCVASTRLDVVESRAELLVVGSPGPVSRLELAEHHLLQQSRVRLVWSPADDHNAPIEKYNIEFKDDKMEPGRWHSLGNVPGNQTSTLLKLSPYVHYTFRVTAINKYGLGDHSPASDTVLTPEAAPEKNPEYVKGEGNQTNNMVITWQPLGWMDWNAPHIQYRVQWRPRGSRGHWQEKTVSEPFFVVSNTSTFVPYEIKVQAVNSQGKGPEPQVIIGYSGEDYPQASPELHDVKILNSSTVFVSWEPIDPAQVKGHLRGYNVTYWWESSQRRHSKRHTHRGHVTVPANDTSTVLHGLRPYSSYRLEVRAFNGRGSGPAAEKTFSTPEGVPGHPEALQLECQSNTSLQLHWQPPLSHNGVLTGYVLSYHPLDDGDKKPFIFDLLNPEQRTHNLTDLNPRLRYRFLLQAKTKKGPGEAIVREGGTMAWSGTPDFGNISATAGENYSVVSWVPKEGQCNFGFQIWFKALDEKMGFSIPPQYVTYNQSSYTQWDLQPDTDYEIRLLKERVVLRQISVKTNGTGHIQLPSPSFATQGWFIGFVSAIILLLLLLLILCFIKRSKGVKDKEDTQVDSEARPMKDETFGEYSDNEEKAFGSSQPSLNGDIKPLGSDDSLADYGGSVDVQFNEDGSFIGQYSGKKEKEAAGGNDSSGPASPTNPAGTLE
- the L1CAM gene encoding neural cell adhesion molecule L1 isoform X2, with amino-acid sequence MAVALRYLWPLLLCSPCLLIQIPKEYEGHHVMEPPNITEQSPRRLVVFPTDDISLKCEASGQPEVQFRWSRDGVHFNPQEEVGVTVHQAPHSGSFTITGNNSNFAQRFQGTYRCFASNKLGTAMSHEIQLMAEGAPKWPKETVKPVEVEEGESVVLPCHPPPSAEPLRIYWMNSKILHIKQDERVTMGQNGNLYFANVLTSDNHSDYICHAHFLGTRTIIQKEPIDLRVKATNSMIGRKPRLLFPSNSSTHLVALQGQPLVLECIAEGFPTPTIKWLRLNGPMPADRVSFQNHNKTLHVLSVAEEDDGEYRCLAENSLGSAQHAYHVTVEAAPFWVQKPQSHLCGPGETVRLNCQVQGRPQPEVTWRINGSPVQNLTTDRKYHISGSSMVLSNVNPSDTMVTQCEARNRHGVLLANAYIYVVQLPTKILTPDNETYLAVEGSTAYLLCKAFGAPVPSVQWLDREGKMVLQDERFFLYTNGTLGIRELQANDTGHYFCQAANNQNNVTIVAHLQVKDATRIIEGPRSAIEKKGSRVTFTCRATFDLSLQHSITWRRHGHDLQELGDSDKYFIGDNTLVIHSLDYSDQGNYSCVASTRLDVVESRAELLVVGSPGPVSRLELAEHHLLQQSRVRLVWSPADDHNAPIEKYNIEFKDDKMEPGRWHSLGNVPGNQTSTLLKLSPYVHYTFRVTAINKYGLGDHSPASDTVLTPEAAPEKNPEYVKGEGNQTNNMVITWQPLGWMDWNAPHIQYRVQWRPRGSRGHWQEKTVSEPFFVVSNTSTFVPYEIKVQAVNSQGKGPEPQVIIGYSGEDYPQASPELHDVKILNSSTVFVSWEPIDPAQVKGHLRGYNVTYWWESSQRRHSKRHTHRGHVTVPANDTSTVLHGLRPYSSYRLEVRAFNGRGSGPAAEKTFSTPEGVPGHPEALQLECQSNTSLQLHWQPPLSHNGVLTGYVLSYHPLDDGDKKPFIFDLLNPEQRTHNLTDLNPRLRYRFLLQAKTKKGPGEAIVREGGTMAWSGTPDFGNISATAGENYSVVSWVPKEGQCNFGFQIWFKALDEKMGFSIPPQYVTYNQSSYTQWDLQPDTDYEIRLLKERVVLRQISVKTNGTGHIQLPSPSFATQGWFIGFVSAIILLLLLLLILCFIKRSKGGKYSVKDKEDTQVDSEARPMKDETFGEYSDNEEKAFGSSQPSLNGDIKPLGSDDSLADYGGSVDVQFNEDGSFIGQYSGKKEKEAAGGNDSSGPASPTNPAGTLE
- the L1CAM gene encoding neural cell adhesion molecule L1 isoform X4, coding for MAVALRYLWPLLLCSPCLLIQIPKELMEPPNITEQSPRRLVVFPTDDISLKCEASGQPEVQFRWSRDGVHFNPQEEVGVTVHQAPHSGSFTITGNNSNFAQRFQGTYRCFASNKLGTAMSHEIQLMAEGAPKWPKETVKPVEVEEGESVVLPCHPPPSAEPLRIYWMNSKILHIKQDERVTMGQNGNLYFANVLTSDNHSDYICHAHFLGTRTIIQKEPIDLRVKATNSMIGRKPRLLFPSNSSTHLVALQGQPLVLECIAEGFPTPTIKWLRLNGPMPADRVSFQNHNKTLHVLSVAEEDDGEYRCLAENSLGSAQHAYHVTVEAAPFWVQKPQSHLCGPGETVRLNCQVQGRPQPEVTWRINGSPVQNLTTDRKYHISGSSMVLSNVNPSDTMVTQCEARNRHGVLLANAYIYVVQLPTKILTPDNETYLAVEGSTAYLLCKAFGAPVPSVQWLDREGKMVLQDERFFLYTNGTLGIRELQANDTGHYFCQAANNQNNVTIVAHLQVKDATRIIEGPRSAIEKKGSRVTFTCRATFDLSLQHSITWRRHGHDLQELGDSDKYFIGDNTLVIHSLDYSDQGNYSCVASTRLDVVESRAELLVVGSPGPVSRLELAEHHLLQQSRVRLVWSPADDHNAPIEKYNIEFKDDKMEPGRWHSLGNVPGNQTSTLLKLSPYVHYTFRVTAINKYGLGDHSPASDTVLTPEAAPEKNPEYVKGEGNQTNNMVITWQPLGWMDWNAPHIQYRVQWRPRGSRGHWQEKTVSEPFFVVSNTSTFVPYEIKVQAVNSQGKGPEPQVIIGYSGEDYPQASPELHDVKILNSSTVFVSWEPIDPAQVKGHLRGYNVTYWWESSQRRHSKRHTHRGHVTVPANDTSTVLHGLRPYSSYRLEVRAFNGRGSGPAAEKTFSTPEGVPGHPEALQLECQSNTSLQLHWQPPLSHNGVLTGYVLSYHPLDDGDKKPFIFDLLNPEQRTHNLTDLNPRLRYRFLLQAKTKKGPGEAIVREGGTMAWSGTPDFGNISATAGENYSVVSWVPKEGQCNFGFQIWFKALDEKMGFSIPPQYVTYNQSSYTQWDLQPDTDYEIRLLKERVVLRQISVKTNGTGHIQLPSPSFATQGWFIGFVSAIILLLLLLLILCFIKRSKGGKYSVKDKEDTQVDSEARPMKDETFGEYRSLESDNEEKAFGSSQPSLNGDIKPLGSDDSLADYGGSVDVQFNEDGSFIGQYSGKKEKEAAGGNDSSGPASPTNPAGTLE
- the L1CAM gene encoding neural cell adhesion molecule L1 isoform X1, giving the protein MAVALRYLWPLLLCSPCLLIQIPKEYEGHHVMEPPNITEQSPRRLVVFPTDDISLKCEASGQPEVQFRWSRDGVHFNPQEEVGVTVHQAPHSGSFTITGNNSNFAQRFQGTYRCFASNKLGTAMSHEIQLMAEGAPKWPKETVKPVEVEEGESVVLPCHPPPSAEPLRIYWMNSKILHIKQDERVTMGQNGNLYFANVLTSDNHSDYICHAHFLGTRTIIQKEPIDLRVKATNSMIGRKPRLLFPSNSSTHLVALQGQPLVLECIAEGFPTPTIKWLRLNGPMPADRVSFQNHNKTLHVLSVAEEDDGEYRCLAENSLGSAQHAYHVTVEAAPFWVQKPQSHLCGPGETVRLNCQVQGRPQPEVTWRINGSPVQNLTTDRKYHISGSSMVLSNVNPSDTMVTQCEARNRHGVLLANAYIYVVQLPTKILTPDNETYLAVEGSTAYLLCKAFGAPVPSVQWLDREGKMVLQDERFFLYTNGTLGIRELQANDTGHYFCQAANNQNNVTIVAHLQVKDATRIIEGPRSAIEKKGSRVTFTCRATFDLSLQHSITWRRHGHDLQELGDSDKYFIGDNTLVIHSLDYSDQGNYSCVASTRLDVVESRAELLVVGSPGPVSRLELAEHHLLQQSRVRLVWSPADDHNAPIEKYNIEFKDDKMEPGRWHSLGNVPGNQTSTLLKLSPYVHYTFRVTAINKYGLGDHSPASDTVLTPEAAPEKNPEYVKGEGNQTNNMVITWQPLGWMDWNAPHIQYRVQWRPRGSRGHWQEKTVSEPFFVVSNTSTFVPYEIKVQAVNSQGKGPEPQVIIGYSGEDYPQASPELHDVKILNSSTVFVSWEPIDPAQVKGHLRGYNVTYWWESSQRRHSKRHTHRGHVTVPANDTSTVLHGLRPYSSYRLEVRAFNGRGSGPAAEKTFSTPEGVPGHPEALQLECQSNTSLQLHWQPPLSHNGVLTGYVLSYHPLDDGDKKPFIFDLLNPEQRTHNLTDLNPRLRYRFLLQAKTKKGPGEAIVREGGTMAWSGTPDFGNISATAGENYSVVSWVPKEGQCNFGFQIWFKALDEKMGFSIPPQYVTYNQSSYTQWDLQPDTDYEIRLLKERVVLRQISVKTNGTGHIQLPSPSFATQGWFIGFVSAIILLLLLLLILCFIKRSKGGKYSVKDKEDTQVDSEARPMKDETFGEYRSLESDNEEKAFGSSQPSLNGDIKPLGSDDSLADYGGSVDVQFNEDGSFIGQYSGKKEKEAAGGNDSSGPASPTNPAGTLE